A single genomic interval of Saccharothrix saharensis harbors:
- a CDS encoding endonuclease/exonuclease/phosphatase family protein: MRPTPLRVGLAVTAASAVTFALATPILAAPSQDALVAEVYGGGGNSGATLTRDFVELGNAGATPLAVDGWSVQYLPASASASSQWQVTPLTGSIPAGGRFLVAEAKGAGGTVELPTPDVTGTIAMGGSGGTIALVTATTPLTCKTAADCAADTRVRDLVGYGSSTVVRETSPTANPGNTTSAARPALTDTDDNAADFAVGAPTPVNSRGQGPGTPDPDPEPEPGDKRIRDIQGTTRVSPLLGQKVSGVPGVVTATRAIGDRGFWIQDTAPDTDPRTSEGVFVYTAGLAPTVEPGDAVLVSGTVAEYRPGGDAASNSNQTLTEITGATVTVTSRGNALPTPEELTPPPGYLPTANGGSIEALPLDPATYGQDYYESREGMYVQVDDARVVGPTNSFGETWITTLPDQNPTARGGTIYLGYDQPNSGRIKVKPGAATPQASNVGDVWRGATVGNVEYTNFGGYTLAAKTVGEHVSGGTTPEVTDAQRAYELSVATYNVENLAATNDQAKFDRLAAAVVDNLRNPDVVVLEEIQDDNGATDDGTVAADATFTRFTDAIVAAGGPRYQWRQIDPVNKADGGEPGGNIRVAFLFNAARVSFVDRAGGDATTPVSVVRQHGRAALSVSPGRIAPADPAWTSSRKPLAGEFTFRGRKVFVVANHFNSKGGDQAMHGRYQEPVRGSEVQRAQQAALLRGFVDQVKAVDKGANVVLAGDINDYQFSPAVRTLTGNGDVVALIDTLPAAERYSYVFEGNSQTLDHILISANITRYRYDVVHINAEFADQASDHDPQVVKLRPSSGNAHVDQLLFLLEDIAAHLPRP, translated from the coding sequence TTGAGACCTACCCCGCTCCGCGTCGGGCTGGCGGTCACCGCCGCCTCGGCCGTGACGTTCGCCCTCGCCACGCCGATCCTCGCGGCACCGAGCCAGGACGCCCTCGTCGCCGAGGTCTACGGAGGCGGCGGCAACTCCGGTGCCACGTTGACCCGGGACTTCGTCGAACTCGGCAACGCGGGCGCCACGCCGCTCGCCGTCGACGGCTGGAGCGTGCAGTACCTCCCGGCGAGCGCGAGCGCCTCCAGCCAGTGGCAGGTCACCCCGCTGACCGGCTCGATCCCCGCCGGCGGGCGGTTCCTGGTCGCCGAGGCCAAGGGTGCGGGCGGCACGGTGGAGCTGCCGACGCCGGACGTCACCGGCACGATCGCCATGGGCGGCAGCGGCGGCACGATCGCCCTGGTCACCGCGACCACCCCGTTGACCTGCAAGACCGCCGCCGACTGCGCCGCCGACACCCGTGTGCGCGACCTGGTCGGCTACGGCTCGTCCACCGTGGTCCGGGAGACCTCGCCGACGGCCAACCCCGGCAACACCACGTCGGCCGCCCGGCCCGCGTTGACCGACACCGACGACAACGCGGCGGACTTCGCCGTCGGCGCGCCGACCCCGGTCAACTCGCGGGGCCAGGGCCCCGGCACCCCGGATCCGGACCCGGAGCCCGAGCCCGGCGACAAGCGCATCCGCGACATCCAGGGCACGACCCGCGTCTCGCCGCTGCTGGGCCAGAAGGTCAGCGGCGTGCCCGGCGTCGTCACGGCGACCCGCGCGATCGGCGACCGCGGATTCTGGATCCAGGACACCGCCCCGGACACCGACCCGCGCACCAGCGAGGGCGTGTTCGTCTACACGGCGGGCCTCGCCCCGACCGTCGAGCCCGGCGACGCGGTGCTGGTCTCCGGCACGGTCGCGGAGTACCGGCCGGGCGGTGACGCGGCGAGCAACTCCAACCAGACGCTCACCGAGATCACCGGCGCGACGGTCACCGTCACGTCCCGGGGCAACGCCCTGCCGACGCCTGAGGAGCTGACCCCGCCGCCGGGCTACCTGCCCACCGCGAACGGCGGCAGCATCGAGGCGCTCCCGCTCGACCCGGCGACCTACGGCCAGGACTACTACGAGTCCCGCGAGGGCATGTACGTCCAGGTGGACGACGCCCGCGTGGTCGGACCCACGAACAGCTTCGGCGAGACGTGGATCACCACCCTCCCCGACCAGAACCCGACCGCCCGCGGCGGCACGATCTACCTCGGCTACGACCAGCCCAACAGCGGCCGGATCAAGGTCAAGCCGGGTGCGGCGACGCCGCAGGCCAGCAACGTCGGCGACGTGTGGCGCGGCGCGACGGTCGGCAACGTCGAGTACACCAACTTCGGCGGCTACACCCTGGCCGCGAAGACCGTCGGCGAGCACGTGTCCGGCGGCACCACGCCCGAGGTCACCGACGCGCAGCGCGCGTACGAGCTGTCGGTGGCCACCTACAACGTGGAGAACCTGGCCGCCACGAACGACCAGGCCAAGTTCGACCGCCTCGCCGCGGCCGTGGTGGACAACCTGCGGAACCCCGATGTCGTCGTGCTGGAGGAGATCCAGGACGACAACGGCGCGACCGACGACGGCACGGTGGCGGCGGACGCGACGTTCACCAGGTTCACCGACGCCATCGTGGCCGCGGGCGGCCCGCGCTACCAGTGGCGCCAGATCGACCCGGTCAACAAGGCCGACGGCGGCGAGCCGGGCGGCAACATCCGGGTGGCGTTCCTGTTCAACGCGGCGCGGGTGTCCTTCGTGGACCGCGCGGGCGGCGACGCGACCACGCCGGTGTCCGTCGTGCGGCAGCACGGCCGCGCCGCGCTGTCGGTGTCGCCGGGCCGCATCGCGCCCGCCGACCCGGCGTGGACCAGCAGCCGCAAGCCGCTGGCCGGCGAGTTCACGTTCCGCGGCCGCAAGGTGTTCGTGGTCGCGAACCACTTCAACTCCAAGGGCGGCGACCAGGCCATGCACGGCCGCTACCAGGAGCCGGTGCGCGGCTCGGAGGTGCAGCGCGCTCAGCAGGCCGCGCTGCTGCGCGGTTTCGTGGACCAGGTCAAGGCCGTCGACAAGGGCGCCAACGTGGTCCTCGCGGGTGACATCAACGACTACCAGTTCTCGCCCGCGGTCCGCACGCTGACCGGCAACGGCGACGTGGTGGCCCTGATCGACACCCTGCCCGCGGCCGAGCGCTACAGCTACGTGTTCGAGGGCAACTCGCAGACCCTCGACCACATCCTGATCAGCGCCAACATCACCCGGTACCGCTACGACGTGGTGCACATCAACGCGGAGTTCGCCGACCAGGCCAGCGACCACGACCCGCAGGTCGTGAAGCTGCGCCCGAGCTCCGGCAACGCGCACGTCGACCAGCTGCTGTTCCTGCTGGAGGACATCGCGGCGCACCTGCCCCGGCCGTAG
- a CDS encoding DNA primase family protein, with translation MSETGRKITKQLGSTDLSLALDLARRMNHLVHHVPELGFLVWDDTRGHWRLDKLGGTSRAANAMASDLAAAALAVGTRAEEAAERDPRAQGTLELKEVAALALQQARRASSYQGITAVLRTLKTLEGSTEGGTRFVVPRDLEDFDASPELLTVSNGTVDLTTGELFESDPAELITRGLAVPYDPDAGAPRWTRFLAECHPDRPEVPAFLQRLYGYGLFGHTDEHVFAVHYGKGRNGKSVFAETLKHVTEGHTFTAPFTTFVAGERKAGGPSSDLAAMRGARYVWASEGPKRAELAEAQIKELTGGDSVSARFLHREFSTFKPQALISLVSNYRPTIAGTDDGICERVLLVRWARKFEAHERDPKLAEALRAEAPGILAWLVRGAVEYARDGLQVPACIRRDRDGYRADQDTLDGFYGPDMILARAESGSVPLKEVHEAYFDWAEEEGHAERYRYTLRNLKTELENRGFTFGRTGGRQMIRNARLNRPGTHPSLPVAGV, from the coding sequence GTGAGTGAGACCGGACGCAAGATCACGAAGCAGCTCGGATCGACCGATCTGAGCTTGGCGCTCGACCTGGCGCGGCGGATGAACCACCTCGTTCACCACGTGCCGGAACTGGGCTTCCTCGTCTGGGACGACACGCGGGGGCACTGGCGGTTGGACAAGCTCGGTGGCACGTCCCGCGCTGCCAACGCGATGGCATCCGATCTCGCCGCGGCCGCGCTGGCCGTGGGCACCCGAGCGGAGGAAGCCGCCGAGCGCGACCCGAGGGCACAGGGGACCCTGGAGCTGAAGGAGGTTGCCGCACTCGCGTTGCAGCAGGCTCGCCGTGCGTCGTCCTACCAGGGCATCACAGCGGTGCTCCGGACTCTGAAGACCTTGGAGGGGAGTACCGAAGGCGGAACGCGGTTCGTCGTGCCTCGCGACTTGGAGGACTTCGACGCGAGCCCGGAGCTGTTGACCGTCTCCAACGGCACCGTCGACCTCACCACGGGCGAGCTGTTCGAGTCCGATCCCGCCGAGTTGATCACTCGGGGGCTGGCCGTGCCGTACGACCCGGACGCGGGGGCTCCGCGCTGGACTCGGTTCCTCGCGGAGTGCCACCCGGACCGGCCGGAGGTGCCTGCCTTCCTGCAACGCCTGTACGGCTACGGGTTGTTCGGCCACACCGATGAGCACGTGTTCGCGGTGCACTACGGCAAGGGGCGCAACGGCAAGAGCGTGTTCGCCGAAACCCTGAAGCACGTCACCGAAGGGCACACGTTCACCGCGCCGTTCACGACCTTCGTCGCGGGGGAGCGGAAAGCCGGCGGACCGTCCAGCGACCTCGCGGCCATGCGGGGTGCGCGGTACGTGTGGGCGTCCGAGGGGCCGAAGCGCGCGGAACTCGCAGAAGCTCAGATCAAGGAACTGACCGGAGGTGACAGCGTGTCCGCGCGGTTCCTGCACCGCGAGTTCTCCACGTTCAAGCCGCAGGCGTTGATCTCGTTGGTGTCGAACTACCGACCGACGATCGCGGGCACCGATGACGGGATCTGCGAACGGGTCCTCCTCGTCAGGTGGGCACGGAAGTTCGAGGCGCACGAGCGCGACCCGAAGTTGGCGGAGGCGTTGCGCGCGGAGGCTCCGGGCATCCTGGCGTGGTTGGTGCGCGGAGCGGTCGAGTACGCCCGTGACGGGCTTCAGGTCCCTGCGTGCATCCGACGTGATCGGGACGGCTACCGAGCCGATCAGGACACCCTGGACGGGTTCTACGGCCCGGACATGATCCTCGCGCGGGCGGAGTCCGGCAGCGTGCCGCTCAAGGAGGTGCACGAGGCGTACTTCGACTGGGCGGAGGAGGAAGGCCACGCTGAGCGGTACCGCTACACCCTGCGCAACCTGAAGACCGAACTGGAGAACCGTGGGTTCACCTTCGGTCGAACCGGCGGGCGGCAGATGATCCGCAACGCCCGGTTGAACCGTCCGGGCACCCACCCGTCATTGCCGGTCGCCGGCGTCTGA
- a CDS encoding tRNA adenosine deaminase-associated protein → MAHQEPVNGFAVAVVREDGRWRCSKMDSSALSELDAAITELRQLRSTGAVFGLLAVDDEFFIVLRPVPGGVSLLLSDAAAALDYDIAADVLDLLRVDPPDEEDDELWPEGDLAVLADLGMPQHELQVIVDEVDLYPDEQLQMIAQRCGFGDEFTKILDSLQA, encoded by the coding sequence ATGGCACACCAGGAGCCGGTCAACGGCTTCGCTGTCGCGGTGGTTCGTGAGGACGGCCGATGGCGGTGCAGCAAGATGGACAGCTCGGCGCTGTCCGAGCTCGACGCGGCGATCACGGAGCTGCGCCAACTGCGCTCGACGGGTGCCGTCTTCGGGCTGCTGGCGGTGGACGACGAGTTCTTCATCGTCCTGCGCCCGGTGCCCGGCGGGGTGTCCCTCCTGCTCTCCGACGCGGCGGCGGCGCTGGACTACGACATCGCCGCCGACGTGCTCGACCTGCTCCGGGTGGACCCACCGGACGAGGAGGACGACGAGCTGTGGCCGGAGGGCGACCTGGCCGTCCTCGCCGACCTCGGCATGCCGCAGCACGAGTTGCAGGTGATCGTGGACGAGGTCGACCTGTACCCGGACGAGCAGCTGCAGATGATCGCGCAGCGCTGCGGCTTCGGCGACGAGTTCACCAAGATCCTGGACAGCCTGCAAGCGTGA
- a CDS encoding nucleoside deaminase, translating to MVEAALEVAARAPGTGDIPIGAVVYGPDGGELARACNAREALGDPTAHAEVLALRAAAAVHGDGWRLTGCTLAVTVEPCTMCAGALVLARVDRVVFGCWEPRTGAVGSLWDVVRDRRLNHRPEVVGGVLAGRCAALMESFFADL from the coding sequence ATGGTCGAGGCCGCCCTGGAAGTCGCCGCGCGCGCCCCCGGTACCGGCGACATCCCGATCGGCGCGGTCGTCTACGGGCCGGACGGGGGCGAACTGGCACGGGCCTGCAACGCGCGCGAAGCGCTGGGCGACCCGACCGCGCACGCCGAGGTCCTGGCCCTGCGCGCCGCCGCCGCGGTCCACGGTGATGGTTGGCGGCTCACCGGTTGCACCCTCGCGGTGACCGTGGAGCCCTGCACGATGTGCGCGGGCGCGTTGGTGCTGGCCCGGGTCGACCGGGTGGTCTTCGGTTGCTGGGAACCGCGCACCGGTGCCGTCGGCTCGCTGTGGGACGTGGTGCGTGACCGTCGTCTCAACCACCGGCCGGAGGTGGTCGGTGGGGTCCTGGCCGGGCGCTGCGCCGCCCTGATGGAGTCGTTCTTCGCCGACCTCTGA
- a CDS encoding M20 metallopeptidase family protein — translation MSTTLPNAQTTAPEPRFTGLVEAARALQPRTVALRRQVHRHPEQGLDLPATQAAIQHALSGLPLEVTTGTSSSSVTAVLRGGKPGPTVLLRGDMDALPLQEETGLAYASEIDGSMHACGHDTHVAMLASAARLLSSRRDALAGQVVFMFQPGEEGQHGARHMLDEGVLDAAGTPVEKAFALHITSTLQSGVVICRPGPTMASADTFHITVKGRGGHGGMPHDALDPVPPAAAMVGALQTMVARRVSVHQPAVVTIGRIAAGTTTNIIPETALVEGTIRTLSEDTRALVHRELQQVVTHVAAAHGCTAEVRIVPGYPVTVNDDVVGPHVVDITAAALGSRWAAPMDDPLMGAEDFSYVLQRVPGAMAFLGACPRGVELERAEPNHSNRVLFDEAAMEHGVVVYTAFALDALR, via the coding sequence ATGAGCACAACTCTGCCGAACGCACAGACGACCGCCCCCGAGCCCCGGTTCACCGGGCTCGTGGAGGCCGCCCGAGCCCTCCAGCCCAGGACAGTGGCGTTGCGACGGCAGGTGCACCGGCACCCGGAGCAGGGGTTGGACCTGCCCGCGACCCAGGCCGCGATCCAGCACGCGCTGTCCGGCCTCCCGCTCGAGGTGACCACCGGGACGTCCAGCAGCTCGGTCACCGCCGTGCTGCGCGGCGGCAAGCCGGGGCCGACCGTGCTGCTGCGCGGCGACATGGACGCGCTGCCGCTCCAAGAGGAGACCGGCCTGGCCTACGCCTCGGAGATCGACGGCTCCATGCACGCCTGCGGCCACGACACGCACGTCGCCATGCTCGCCTCCGCCGCACGCCTGCTCTCGTCACGCCGCGACGCGCTGGCCGGCCAGGTCGTGTTCATGTTCCAGCCGGGCGAGGAGGGCCAGCACGGCGCGCGGCACATGCTCGACGAGGGCGTGCTCGACGCGGCGGGCACGCCGGTGGAGAAGGCCTTCGCCCTGCACATCACCTCCACGCTCCAGTCCGGCGTCGTCATCTGCCGCCCCGGCCCGACGATGGCCTCCGCGGACACCTTCCACATCACGGTCAAGGGCCGCGGCGGGCACGGCGGCATGCCGCACGACGCGCTCGACCCCGTGCCGCCCGCCGCCGCCATGGTCGGCGCGCTGCAGACGATGGTCGCCCGGCGGGTCAGCGTCCACCAGCCGGCCGTGGTCACCATCGGGCGCATCGCCGCGGGCACGACGACCAACATCATCCCGGAGACCGCGCTGGTCGAGGGCACCATCCGGACGCTCTCGGAGGACACCAGGGCCCTGGTGCACCGCGAGCTCCAGCAGGTCGTCACGCACGTGGCCGCCGCGCACGGCTGCACGGCCGAGGTGAGGATCGTCCCCGGCTACCCGGTCACGGTGAACGACGACGTGGTCGGCCCGCACGTCGTCGACATCACCGCGGCGGCCCTCGGCTCGCGGTGGGCCGCGCCCATGGACGACCCCCTGATGGGCGCCGAGGACTTCTCCTACGTGCTGCAACGGGTGCCCGGCGCGATGGCCTTCCTGGGCGCCTGCCCGCGTGGGGTCGAGCTGGAACGGGCGGAGCCGAACCACTCCAACCGCGTGCTCTTCGACGAAGCCGCCATGGAGCACGGGGTCGTCGTCTACACGGCGTTCGCCCTGGACGCCCTGCGGTAG
- a CDS encoding toll/interleukin-1 receptor domain-containing protein encodes MTTSDAIGFWSYAHDDDRSARGGILKLAESIAEEYDLLTGRTLELFVDRTALQWGDNWKERIDTGLSAATFFIPIITPRYFSRPECRREFIEFSAQATSLGLQEFILPVLYVPVAGLDVDSTDELVASVARTQYEDWSSLRLLGPDSSEYRLSVNRLVTRLTDIETRLAEVQRDNERPAAPEDEEDDLLGLIAKVEALLPDWHDAVVGARTTVAQRLATADTYYDNDIRLRARRAKQSAHIANLIRFANDSLPLSLRHTSEAARYSARSIELDPVMTKLLRDASEHPAGVELIESIGHAIDDAVVNIEAGKELRPDRIDVVDFYAKHVKLSRTFRELVGLEQEYKRLVGDGNQIVMRWAARLAEVREAAKQGSQVP; translated from the coding sequence ATGACGACCAGTGACGCGATCGGCTTCTGGAGCTACGCGCACGACGACGACCGCTCGGCGCGAGGTGGCATCCTGAAGCTCGCCGAGAGCATCGCCGAGGAATACGACCTGCTCACCGGCCGAACGCTGGAACTGTTCGTCGACCGAACCGCGCTGCAGTGGGGTGACAACTGGAAGGAACGCATCGACACGGGCTTGTCGGCGGCGACCTTCTTCATCCCGATCATCACGCCGAGGTACTTCAGCCGCCCCGAGTGCCGGCGGGAGTTCATCGAGTTCTCCGCGCAGGCCACCAGCCTGGGCTTGCAGGAGTTCATCCTGCCGGTCCTCTACGTACCGGTCGCGGGCCTGGACGTGGACAGCACCGACGAGTTGGTGGCCAGCGTCGCGCGGACCCAGTACGAGGACTGGTCCTCGCTGCGCCTGCTCGGCCCCGACTCGAGCGAGTACCGGCTGTCGGTGAACCGGTTGGTGACGCGCCTGACCGACATCGAGACCCGCTTGGCCGAGGTGCAGCGGGACAACGAGCGGCCGGCGGCACCGGAAGACGAAGAGGACGACCTGCTCGGCTTGATCGCGAAGGTCGAGGCGCTGCTGCCGGATTGGCACGACGCGGTCGTGGGAGCCCGGACGACGGTCGCCCAGCGCCTGGCCACCGCCGACACGTACTACGACAACGACATACGACTGCGGGCCCGCCGCGCGAAGCAGTCCGCCCACATCGCCAACCTGATCCGGTTCGCGAACGACAGCCTGCCGCTGAGTCTCCGCCACACCAGCGAGGCGGCTCGGTACTCCGCGCGCTCGATCGAACTCGACCCGGTGATGACCAAGTTGCTGCGCGACGCGTCCGAACACCCCGCGGGCGTGGAGTTGATCGAGTCGATCGGTCACGCGATCGATGACGCGGTGGTCAACATCGAGGCCGGGAAAGAGCTCCGGCCGGACCGGATCGACGTCGTGGACTTCTACGCCAAGCACGTCAAGCTCAGCCGGACCTTCCGGGAGCTCGTCGGTCTGGAGCAGGAGTACAAGCGACTCGTGGGTGACGGCAACCAGATCGTCATGCGGTGGGCGGCGCGGTTGGCCGAGGTGCGGGAGGCGGCGAAGCAGGGGTCCCAGGTGCCGTGA
- a CDS encoding helix-turn-helix domain-containing protein: MFETARALRAARQAAGMSLGVLAQRTHYSKSLLGMVENGQRTATPELVAAYERALGAQGLGEDVNRRELLAAAAAVLAGTATPDPLVRLLDGLGASGVPGRVGRSEVEAVQQATTVYTTMDLRYGGEVAADVSSGALRWAVSLLDAPMRADTRVELCEAVGALADRTAWTHFDSGRTYSARRLSTLALRTADEGTDPDLRAHVLLNMAAQVGDALPDEAVRLVESALSDQRVCGLERANLHAGLAGHLAKTGGHDDALRHITQAEKLAERGGDRPEWAGFLTTEHLDSIITLALASAGEDDEAIRRFEDLIPRMGADRLRGKAGRMIDLAGLYAKTGRLDEARDLADQAGAALSDVRSTRVTDRLATLRRSIAA, translated from the coding sequence ATGTTCGAAACGGCGAGAGCACTGCGGGCGGCTCGGCAAGCCGCAGGGATGAGTCTGGGGGTGTTGGCGCAACGCACTCACTACAGCAAGTCGTTGCTCGGGATGGTGGAAAATGGTCAGCGCACGGCGACACCTGAACTGGTAGCGGCCTACGAGCGTGCGCTTGGCGCACAGGGGTTGGGTGAGGACGTGAACAGGCGTGAACTGTTGGCGGCAGCCGCTGCGGTGCTTGCCGGGACCGCCACCCCCGATCCGCTGGTCCGACTGCTCGACGGGCTCGGTGCGTCCGGTGTGCCGGGGAGGGTGGGTCGGTCCGAAGTGGAGGCCGTGCAGCAGGCCACGACGGTGTACACGACGATGGACCTCCGGTATGGGGGTGAGGTCGCGGCGGACGTGTCCAGCGGCGCACTCAGGTGGGCCGTGAGCCTCCTGGACGCTCCGATGCGTGCCGACACCCGCGTGGAACTGTGCGAAGCGGTGGGCGCACTTGCGGACCGGACCGCGTGGACGCACTTCGATTCCGGCCGGACCTACTCCGCGCGGAGGCTGTCCACGCTCGCGCTTCGCACTGCGGACGAGGGCACCGATCCGGACCTTCGTGCGCACGTGCTGCTGAACATGGCTGCCCAGGTCGGCGACGCCCTCCCCGATGAAGCCGTCCGCCTGGTCGAGTCCGCGCTGTCGGACCAACGGGTCTGCGGCTTGGAACGCGCGAACCTGCACGCGGGCCTTGCCGGTCACCTCGCGAAGACCGGCGGGCACGACGACGCGCTTCGCCACATCACGCAGGCGGAGAAGCTCGCCGAACGCGGTGGCGATCGACCCGAGTGGGCGGGCTTCCTCACCACCGAGCACTTGGACTCGATCATCACCCTTGCCCTGGCGTCGGCGGGCGAGGACGACGAGGCGATCCGCCGCTTCGAAGACCTGATCCCGCGCATGGGCGCGGACCGGCTGCGCGGGAAGGCGGGACGGATGATCGACCTGGCGGGGCTCTACGCGAAGACCGGTCGGCTGGACGAGGCGCGGGACTTGGCGGATCAAGCAGGCGCGGCGCTGAGCGACGTGCGCTCCACACGGGTGACCGATCGGCTCGCGACGTTGCGTCGGAGCATCGCCGCCTGA
- a CDS encoding glycine-rich domain-containing protein, with protein MTLSVVKPPTEALISDDVRNRLIRQLINEHAGMTGDEAVRIVDATVAFLKVCADNPDGHFRPSLRVDLGWHQFILNTVDYAEFCERVAGRFLHHVPEEFTPPRATRSDTAKVLAPTVDAMRAAGFTVDPELWATAESAQCSQCHAGCTNCGQGGDGDGAAAQRRTLVTMGR; from the coding sequence ATGACACTTTCCGTGGTCAAGCCACCAACCGAGGCGTTGATTTCCGACGACGTCCGCAATCGTCTGATCCGACAACTCATCAACGAGCATGCGGGAATGACCGGGGATGAGGCGGTTCGCATCGTGGACGCGACCGTGGCCTTCCTGAAGGTGTGCGCCGACAATCCGGACGGTCACTTCCGCCCGAGCCTGCGAGTCGACCTCGGGTGGCACCAGTTCATCCTGAACACCGTCGACTACGCGGAGTTCTGCGAGCGGGTGGCGGGTCGGTTCCTGCACCACGTGCCCGAGGAGTTCACCCCACCGCGTGCGACGCGCTCCGACACCGCGAAGGTGCTCGCACCTACGGTGGACGCGATGCGTGCCGCCGGCTTCACGGTCGATCCGGAGCTGTGGGCCACCGCGGAGTCCGCCCAGTGCTCCCAGTGCCACGCGGGGTGCACCAACTGCGGTCAAGGCGGTGACGGCGACGGTGCGGCGGCACAACGCCGGACGCTTGTGACGATGGGGCGTTAG
- a CDS encoding phosphotransferase, with product MATRRDWHGLPEGVRQAVEQHTGPVSEATSPDGGRNSELAVTLTTPSGPVFCKGITTGSPLAAMHRNELAISPYLPADLAPRLLWHVEQDDWLILGFEHAAGHHADLSPDSDDLPAVADAVTRIRRIAPPPTPRRPMANQWAHALKAELATPPPNTDPWSATNADLITDWAAKAPDHMHGDHLVHSDLNPANFLITDTAKVIDWAWWRTGATWIDPALLVIRLIAAGHQPDAAEHWAAQQSPDFATTPPDVLTALAASAVRIWERRFPSTATTTAARMWTRHRMSRYHALNTC from the coding sequence ATGGCGACCCGTCGTGATTGGCACGGCCTGCCCGAAGGGGTGCGGCAGGCCGTGGAGCAGCACACCGGTCCAGTGTCGGAGGCGACGTCACCGGATGGTGGCCGGAACTCCGAACTCGCCGTCACGCTGACCACGCCGTCCGGGCCGGTGTTCTGCAAGGGGATCACGACGGGTTCGCCGTTGGCCGCCATGCACCGCAACGAACTCGCGATCAGCCCGTACCTACCCGCTGACCTCGCCCCGCGGCTGCTGTGGCACGTCGAGCAGGACGACTGGCTGATCCTCGGCTTCGAGCACGCGGCCGGTCACCACGCCGACCTCTCCCCCGACTCCGACGACCTCCCCGCGGTGGCCGACGCGGTGACCCGGATCCGGCGAATCGCACCACCGCCAACCCCGCGACGCCCGATGGCGAACCAGTGGGCGCACGCCCTCAAGGCCGAACTCGCCACGCCACCCCCGAACACCGACCCGTGGTCCGCGACCAACGCCGACCTGATCACCGACTGGGCCGCGAAAGCCCCCGACCACATGCACGGCGACCACCTGGTCCACTCCGACCTCAACCCGGCGAACTTCCTCATCACCGACACCGCGAAGGTGATCGACTGGGCCTGGTGGCGAACCGGGGCAACGTGGATCGATCCCGCACTGCTCGTCATCCGCCTCATCGCCGCCGGACACCAACCCGACGCGGCCGAACACTGGGCGGCACAGCAGTCGCCGGATTTCGCCACGACACCACCCGATGTTCTTACCGCGTTGGCCGCGTCTGCAGTCCGAATCTGGGAACGCCGATTTCCGAGCACCGCGACCACCACAGCCGCACGCATGTGGACGCGGCACCGAATGAGCCGCTATCACGCACTCAACACCTGTTAA
- a CDS encoding tyrosine-type recombinase/integrase, translated as MPPPGRVRSEHNCAPRTGAPVGTKALLEWDLGHSLHRHWHALARDWRRSLRADGKSDATIRIYLTAVRHLVAWLIAEDDLCTADEVTRSRIRGWVAHMIETRSAATANTNYRAIRPFFAWLIGEGVIPRSPMEGTRQPKTPDKPIPVIRDREMTKLLNACAGRGFLALRDRAIIRLLADTGVRRGEIAGLDVVDVDLDYDFIRVTGKGGHVRTVPFGAKTGRALTQYLRTRETHKLATLPALWLGASSRGRLSPVALGHMLTRRGTAAGVEGLHTHQFRHTFAHTFRKLGGNDSDLKRLGGWKSDAMLERYGRSAADERAHEAHRRLAIGDRY; from the coding sequence GTGCCACCACCGGGACGGGTTCGCAGCGAACACAACTGCGCACCTCGAACCGGAGCACCTGTGGGTACGAAGGCCCTGCTGGAATGGGATCTCGGTCACTCCCTCCACCGCCACTGGCACGCGCTCGCCCGCGACTGGCGACGCTCCCTCCGAGCGGACGGCAAGAGCGACGCCACCATCCGGATCTACCTGACAGCGGTCCGGCACCTCGTCGCGTGGCTCATCGCGGAGGACGATCTCTGCACCGCTGATGAGGTCACTCGGAGTCGGATTCGGGGCTGGGTGGCGCACATGATCGAGACGCGCTCCGCCGCCACCGCGAACACCAACTACCGGGCGATCCGGCCGTTCTTCGCGTGGCTGATCGGTGAAGGCGTCATCCCGCGTTCGCCGATGGAGGGCACGCGGCAACCCAAGACGCCCGACAAGCCGATTCCCGTCATCCGCGACCGGGAGATGACCAAGCTCCTGAACGCCTGCGCCGGACGCGGGTTCCTGGCGTTGCGCGATCGGGCGATCATCCGCCTGCTCGCGGACACGGGTGTGCGTCGAGGCGAGATCGCCGGTCTGGACGTGGTGGACGTGGACTTGGACTACGACTTCATCCGGGTGACGGGCAAGGGTGGCCACGTGCGGACCGTGCCGTTCGGCGCGAAGACCGGCAGGGCGCTCACGCAATACCTCCGGACGCGGGAGACGCACAAGCTCGCGACTCTGCCCGCACTCTGGCTGGGCGCGTCGAGCAGGGGACGGCTGAGCCCGGTCGCGCTCGGGCACATGCTCACCAGACGCGGGACCGCAGCGGGCGTCGAAGGACTCCACACCCATCAGTTCCGGCACACGTTCGCGCACACCTTCCGCAAGCTCGGTGGCAACGACTCCGACCTCAAGCGGCTGGGCGGGTGGAAGTCGGACGCCATGCTGGAGCGCTACGGCAGGAGCGCAGCCGATGAACGCGCGCACGAGGCGCATCGGCGATTGGCCATCGGCGACCGCTACTAG